A single genomic interval of Nocardioides palaemonis harbors:
- a CDS encoding LysM peptidoglycan-binding domain-containing protein produces the protein MSTLSLSPAFTPAPARARSTVRLTRRGRLVVFLTALLVTLVVAIALAGGAVGTDSAGEQVPTETVTVAPGDTLWDIASGIAVDGDVRAAMTQIERLNALESASLAAGQKLRVPVVSD, from the coding sequence ATGAGCACCCTCAGCCTTTCCCCCGCCTTCACCCCGGCTCCCGCCCGCGCCCGCTCCACGGTGCGCCTCACGCGGCGCGGCCGGCTCGTGGTCTTCCTGACCGCGCTCCTCGTGACCCTCGTCGTCGCGATCGCCCTCGCCGGTGGTGCCGTCGGCACCGACTCGGCGGGCGAGCAGGTCCCGACCGAGACCGTCACCGTCGCCCCCGGCGACACCCTCTGGGACATCGCCTCCGGCATCGCCGTCGACGGCGACGTGCGCGCCGCGATGACCCAGATCGAGCGGCTCAACGCCCTCGAGTCCGCCAGCCTCGCCGCTGGCCAGAAGCTCCGCGTCCCGGTCGTCTCCGACTGA
- the nrdR gene encoding transcriptional regulator NrdR — translation MHCPYCKNEDTKVLDSRVADDGGSIRRRRSCSACDRRFSTVEKMQLTVLKRSGATEPFNRDKAIAGVRKACKGRPVTDAQLACLGQDVEDALRLSGQAEFDANDVGLAILAPLRALDEVAYLRFASVYRAFDSVEAFEDEIAMLRLERATDGTSETPAQSG, via the coding sequence ATGCACTGTCCCTACTGCAAGAACGAGGACACCAAGGTCCTCGACTCCCGCGTCGCCGATGACGGCGGCTCGATCCGCCGCCGCCGCAGCTGCTCGGCGTGCGACCGCCGGTTCTCCACGGTCGAGAAGATGCAGCTCACGGTGCTCAAGCGCTCCGGCGCCACCGAGCCGTTCAACCGCGACAAGGCCATCGCCGGCGTCCGCAAGGCCTGCAAGGGCCGCCCGGTCACCGACGCCCAGCTCGCCTGCCTGGGCCAGGACGTCGAGGACGCCCTGCGCCTGAGCGGGCAGGCCGAGTTCGACGCCAACGACGTCGGCCTCGCGATCCTCGCCCCGCTGCGAGCGCTTGACGAGGTCGCCTACCTCCGTTTCGCCTCCGTCTACCGCGCCTTCGACTCCGTCGAGGCCTTCGAGGACGAGATCGCCATGCTGCGTCTCGAGCGCGCGACCGACGGCACGAGCGAGACCCCAGCCCAGTCGGGCTGA